atgaatgcaaagagaagaaaaaatatgtttggtgtGCTCTTAAAGAGAATGATATTGATGTGACGTGGAAAGTCGCAGGAAAACCAGGACACAACGATATACATCATCACATCCGACTACAACATTCAATGAACGGCATAAGGCATCACCCAAGTCTTCCGTGCCGGCAAACACCTCCGTCGCGTGATGAATAGCTATGGTTGTTTCTCCTAACTGACGAGTGCAGTTTTACGTGTCCCCCTATGCACACACGATCGATGTTTCATGAGCTCAAACGATATTTCTTGAAGAAGAGGATCATCGGCGTGAGAGAAGAGTCGCAAGTTCGAGAATAAGAATTTCGAAAACTTTCAGGTGAAATAGAGAATGAAGGTTATAAAGTAAATAcgcaaatttttaagaaaattcttcaagaagatttcaatttctcacattttaaAGGAAACTAAAATTCCACATTTTTAAttgcttaaaattttattttaaaatttcaaaaatttaaattcttcgtAAAAGAAatccaaataataaattttagattacaggaaaatttaagttttctgataaattatttttctcagttaaatttttttatctaaatgcactattattttgtaatctgaaaagagtttaattttgattttgatatatgtaaaaacttttacataataaattaattactattgatagtattttttaaatcatatattttttagttgagataattttatgtaaatcaaataaaattactgTATGATTAATGGTATTAGtatgatttataatataattattacaaaaagtaAATCAACTTTTGATACGTTAAAGTTATGAttggataataatttttttatattataaccgTAGATATTATTTTCTCTTCCGGTTATCATTTTTTACTCATATAAATTcaactcattaaaaaaaattataataacttgtATACATTATTCaactaaataagttttttttaaaaaaaattcaactaaaTAAGTTAAACCTTCCTATTAAAGCAACTCTCTTTCTGATTGTCCAAAATATTCCCCAatttttatagattatttttttaaaacgatAAACAGAGTAATTTGTTTTTCGTTGCTCAGGGTATCTTTTTTATCAAACAGCAACAACTAATTTTCCGAAGGacacaaatttatttaagaagTTGTATTTTTTCAATAGATACTCCTTCATATATACGGacatgtaaataaaatatctttaagtGTTAGTTTATTTcactaaaattaaatacaaggagaacttaaactaatttaaaatattaaaaaatgaaacttaaGAACCCAACTATTGGTCAAAAAAGAATCCTGGCTATTAAATGTAATATCATATGATACATGATgtgattatatataaaaatttacatatttttataatattatatgttattaactaaaattaatgattattgagaatcataaattctgaaaaatcataattttagaaattactaaaatctatttgattgatcatgaatatttatataagatttttgaaaatcaaatattaacatgttattttattaaaacttaTGTGTGTttactaaattaaataatataatgactaacatgaaattttttatttgtttttatcacaataaaactactttttaacacaaaaatgtTATGTTTTCACCCTTTTCATGAGAATGTTAGTGGAAAACtcaataaagataaataaaaaacaatgatagaaatgtttgatttttgagaataatattttaaaatatgtatactGAACATGGGAGTTTAAGATTTTTAACCTAAAAGGATCCCCTACCAAACACCCCTTAGCATATCATAATTATTGTTTGCAATATACTTTATAACAAATTATTCTTAATACAcactttttattagttaatattaattagaaactaaaaaatcataaaaaaaaggcaatcaaataaattgttagattctaaaaaaaatatagactaGACAAGTAGTGAATCTTCCTCTTGATTTGATTGGGCTCTGCGACAAGGTGGGAGAGCTCGACCCTGGGGAGGCTGAGATCCAAATGCACTCGACGCTGCGAAGACCCGCAATCACattattcaccaaaaaatagtgaggcttacatttttaaaaaaatctttaagaaATTTCCATCAATAAAAaagagtatattaaaaaaatatgtcagATATTTTGTCATTAACGTTTTTCttgattataaattatatatgtggattaataaaataaaatttaaaatatttaatgaagggTCCTTAGTAAACTGCGTATCGAAATTAATACTCCTAtaccttataaaaaaaagagagagagtgagaaaAGAGGTGGATATTCATCATAGAATAGTGCTAAATATTAAGACACAAAGGGGTCCGAGCGTGACTGTCAAATCTACATATTCtctgttctctcttttctctctctctctctctctctgaattCACAGGACAGCCCCTTTGCTCCGCAGATTCGATTCAATCGCCGATCTTTATCACTCACTGCTCCTCGGGAATCCCTCGTCTCCCCCCTTTCAATCTCTGTCTCTTCTCCCTCAATATAATGTTCCAGATTTTCAAGGTACGATTTTCCATTCATtccaattattatattattaattatcaaaaaCAACACCTTttgaatcatttattttattttaactttttatatgaatttggcaaagcaaataaataaataactaacatCCATGCTTTCATAAAATGTGAATTTTGTTCTCTAGTCTTTGTTTCTATCTGACAACGTTTCCTCCACTGTTTCATGATGAGTTTCTTGATCTCCGTTTCACCGAGACATTGGTTTTATCagctctttttctctctttctttcttcttcttcttagcgGTTTACTAATATATTCACAGGGGATCTCAGATATTGTAATTTAGTTGGTTTTGAGATGCCTTGGGCTTCAAAtggattcttttgtttttattcgaCCAATTTCTGTTTCCTACTCAAAGGAATTTATGCTATGCTGCTGCAAGTTTTCCGAGTTCGGTTGTAACATTTTAATTCCTGAGATATTAACACGTTAATTCGGATTTTGCTGAGTTTTAACTAATGCCAATCTGAGATTATTAAATgggattttgtttttcttcaacaTTTGGACGGttacttctttaattttttttgttttttttttcgtaatTTTGCTTGAAAAGGGTTAATGATACTGTCTCTGCTATAGTACTTCATAATATAACCTCCTCTGCATCATTGactgttttttcttttgggtgGGGGTGGCTTTTAGATTCTTCTTTGGAACTCTGTGCTAAGTAGGTATTTTCTgagtacattaaaaaaaaggttcCTTTTATGGAAATGGGATCTGCTTTTTCccatctcatcattttttttaaaattaccctcatcaatataaataataataacagcaacagtacaaataataataataataataataataataattgatgttTATAATCTGATTCCTCTGGAAAATGAACTCATGGTGGTCATGATTTCTACTACAGAGCTTGTCTCATCTGCCCAATGCCTTAAACAATTCCAAAACTGCTTATGTTTTGTCTCTCTGTTTAGGTTAGTGCAGGCAGGTACACATAGGAGGGATATGATTatggataaattaaaaaatatctccAAATGCTTTCAATATATTCCACAtctgtttttgttctttctttctttctttctttctttctttcttctcatcatCTTCTTTTCGACCATGATGCAGGGCTGGTTCTGACTCGATCAAGCTTTTGActccttaaaaaagaaaaaaaaaatatggaggGTGACACATTCTCTGGTCTTGGCAACGGTACCCAGATTGATAGCAAGATCTTGCAGACATTTAAGAAAAGCTTTGTTCAAGTCCAGAACATCTTGGATCAGAACCGGGTACTCATCAATGAGATAAACCAGAATCATGAGTCCAAGGTCCCTGACAACCTCAGCAGAAACGTTGGACTTATTAGGGAGCTCAACAACAACATCAGAAGAGTGGTTGACCTTTATGCGGATCTTTCAAGTTCTTTCACCAAATCCATGGAAGTTTCTTCCGAAGGGGATTCAAGTGGTGCTGTAAAATCTGATGGCAAAGCTGGCCACAAGCGACACAGGCCTCTTTAGggagctctttttttttttatttcttcttttttcttttttgtttggtggAGATGCACGACATAACAATTGTGTTGAGGGGTAGAACAAGATTAAGTTCTGTAGCAAAAGCCCTCTTGTATTACAGAACTTTCTTTAGCTCGTCACTTACTGCTTACTACatctcaaataaaaagaaatgatttTCCGGAATTAATTGCtctcaatattattattattataacctTGTGACTGTGGATCTAATAGTAATGTAACATGTTTGTGTGCTAACTTAATCATGCTGCTGTCTTTCTAAAGGTAAATGAGAACCACCCCTTTTCTTTCCTATTCAACATGATTGCTTTTCCCTTTGGATTTGAACATGTGATGGATTATAATGAGATGGACCTTTTattgtttatatgtttttttttcccatgATATGATGAGGTTTTGCAAGAGAATAAGAGCTTTTAGTTTTGTTAAACTTTTCTTGAGTTTCTGCTTGTCAAAAAGGGGCTAAAGGCCAAAGGgtcttcataattttttgtcccTCGTTCTTTTTTCATGAGGACCATCTCTTATCTAGTTTTGATGGAAACTCGTGATATAATACCTTTATTCTCTTTATATCTTGAAACAAAATGTTGCTCCCAGCTCTTACTTTAGCCAAGAACTGAAAGTTAGAAGGGGTTGCAGATACTGTTTTTAGCCTATGCGCATGTAGCCAGAGTTTCCTTAGCAAAAAAACTACACCTGGTGGTTTTCCTGTTCATGTGTTTCCCTGTGGGAGTGACAACTGAGAACTGAAAACTGCATACATATGTGTTAAGATGCtctgaagcagatggaagaaaGCAGCTTTAgaatataagataaaatcttttttagtTCCCTATCACACACCACCACAAGAACAGAATCTCAGATAAGCGATGAGAGGAGCTTttgactaattttttaattttattttcttatgccCAGTGGCTGATATTGGCTGGCAAATTAAAAGTGTTCTACTATTCTATATCTCAGCTTAAAACAAAACACTACAGTCCTTAGAAGCAGATATGTGTAAATAGTGACCCCCAACAACATGACAAGGGACCCAAAGGTTCTCTTTTTGGGATGGAACTGAACTTCTCCATGCTTATCCCTTCCTACTCAGGTTCGTTCCTTTTTACTTTCCAATTTCCCCTCCCTactttttattctcttattaTAGATAGATGTCCTATATGACATACTTCTAATTGATACTTGATAATTCCATGGTTGTTTTTCTCTTTCACTCTCTCTGATTGTGCAGATGTCTTTATTGGTGGACCCATTTTGTTTGTGGCAGCCTAATTTCCTGATCTTAGAAGAGGAGGCCCACATGAGTGATTGCTGACGATGGCCTGTTTCTTTCTGGTTTAGATTTTGCATTTTGAAGGAGTGGACCTTTTCCTCCTCCTGGCTGGTTAGATTCATGCCTTTGTCAATACTCTCTCTATTCATAATTAACTCACTCAGACCTAGCTATAACTGTTAGACCATCATTTCTTGGGTGATAATTGTTAGACTATCATTTGTCCATGACCTCATGGCCTTTTTTGGACCGTCACATATAAACTCTTTTACTATTAGATATACAATTATAAAGCTTTCGTGTACAAGACAAGATGCTGTAGTTACTCTCAACTCCCAAGAGTGTAAAATACAATGTGACATTTTtagcttaatttttatttagaaacaacATCTTAGTAGAAAATATGTCTGCTAGAGTTACTTTATTACATAGTCCATCAAAATGTCCACTTATATACCGAAGATGCTAATGGGTTTTCATGAAGTCATGAACTAATGGGTTTTTATGTAATTCATTACTTATATACCAAAGATGCTATAGTAacgttattttatatatatatatatatatatatatatatatatatatatatatatatatataatgctaGAAGATTCTTGACCCAATGAGAGAGAGATtactataataatatattggGATATTCAAATTTGTTAGGCATTATCAACCGGATTAATTCAGCAGAAGAAAAACAATCCCTATGTAGTACTTATAGTGAGCAAGTATAGAATAACACAAATATACTATGTTTGAGGAAATGATCAAGGGCTAGAATATCTCATATAAAAATGGAATTGGTCCCTAACCAAGCCAAGACAAATTAGACATTGTGTAGTACATAACATGTGCGGGGGGAATCTACTTttgcttttctttccctttgttCCTTGCATTTCCAGCAAATAGGTTGGAAAGGAGCTCAACTCTAGTTTGCCCAatgaaagttaattttttttatatatataataatggaACTTGTAGATATCTCCATCATTGGTTGGACCCAATTACAGCAATCCAACTATAATAATCCACGCCCCATGCCGGAAATGCTTAATTATGGTCTAATGacactttttaataatttgacgataatttttaatatgtgaTCATCCTTTTATTCCCTCTCTCTCATGCCTTTTATAAAACTAAACTACATTGGGTCGTGGCTTCAGAAAGACACTCACACTTTTGAAAATTGCATGCTTTAAGAAAATCAACTTTACAATGTTGACATCACTTCTGTTAGGTGACCCGTTAACGTTGCAAAGTTGCGTTTCAGTGATTCTATATTGGATTGTTTGGTACAAAGATCCTGTCTTATTGAAGTTTCACCTGCCAACAGGTAACGAAACTTATCCGTAATTTTACTTTCCCATCAGAAAAGTACATCACTATCTCTTTATGTGTCTAATTGCTAGTGAATGCTTGCTTAAGTATTCAAAACCTAAGccactaattattattaatataaaattgtgcCGAGTTAACTTGCTATGAGTTTCTGTAATTCGTAACGACTAATAAAGTAACAATTTCACTGGGTCGGCGATACCTTAGTTATAAGGAGAATTAACAGCCCCAATTCCTATTCTATTCGCTAGGTTGTGGGTGAGATTAATTATAACGAGAGATAACAGTCCAAACTCCTATGCTACTTCTATCCAGAAGAGCTTCATCAGTATCAATAAATGGTTTTGGACAGTTTGATCACACTTTTGAGAGCTTTTTGCCATCAATAATGACGGACGGTCTACCAAACGTTCAAGTCAGTGTACATGCATTCTCAAAATCCAAAGttcataaataaaagagaaaatcccCATCTGGGCCAAAGCTTTGAGTGGTTGATTATTTTGAGtcattttataaacaaattattcaTATGAgtggtttttaaaataatttattcgtAAATCTCTTTTGATATCAGAATTAATAATATGTTCTCTTTAAACCTATTGctcaaatatgttattttaatttctcaacgATCAAAGAGACTGATactgataaattatttaaaaagaaatcattattaatattttgtttataaaaatgatCCAAAGTATCAATTACTCTCAAAACTCTAGGTCCAAATGAAACATACATCCAAAATCctaattattcaaatattaaatgttCTTCATTTATTTGAACCATTGTATCAATGGAACGGCtggaattataatttttggtaaaatatctcaattaatcaaatatgtTTAACATAGATTCATAATTATTTCTTTCGATTTTCTGTAGATTGTGTTGTGTTTGATCCTTTCGTGTTGTTTGACATatattaaattagttaatttatttagtaacattaaatttattaataatatgtattgttttttaaaattgctTTATAAGTTATTGAGACATGGTATCTCACttttttcacttaattatttacatctaattaattaatgtgtatTATTCATCTTCTTCGATCTTCATAAGAGagtaaattaacttattttattagtttataatattcactgaaaaaataattaaggatattttgatagaaaaaaaaaatataagagacCACTTCAAAAGACTcttaaaaaagagataaataaattttggttaacagtcacttttgtttttaaatgtgTAAGTCGCTAATAAATGCGTCcatgaaatatgaaaatacaaaatttagtccccaaagtgtaaaaagtatgacaaatatATTTAGCCGTTAAGTTTCGTCCGTCCATCgccattaataaaaatagtctAAGTGGCACAGAGGGatgaatttgtcactgaaatgattatCAACGTGACCATTTCTAATTGCTAACATAGgaacatatttgtcatataatattttattgactTTTCGTCTTTTTACCCTGCTAACAAATGTGTccctgaaaatataaaatttagtttccaAGACTGTAAAAAAGTGCAACACATATTTTCGtctgttaataaaatagttaagattagaagaagtgaaatatgaaatatatttatcttttatttataatagactctgacaattattataatttgagaaaatttgTAATCATTGATACATTgttataatgtttattttggtaaattagtacaatatttattttggataatttatattatgatagataaattatggttgataatcaatattatcttcattattatatttgttttaaattatgtttgtcaatatattttttaagtgattattgtaatgttatgtttgtaacaataaaaaatgacaaaaatttatcctaaaattatgttttacccttaaatgaaatgaaatttcgggtctaacaaattagtccaataAAAATATACTGATATTTAGGTCCAATAAAATATTACTGATATTTTCGTTCAATAATAGTATCTTGATAACATTTTGGTCCAATGAAATGTACTGATATTTacgttcaaaaaaaattattgacatttttctctaataaaaaatattgatattttagtccaacaaaaaattactgacatttaCATTCAAAAACGGTATCTTACTGATAGGCTATCTAATTAACGTGACAGATGAAAATTAACGGTCGAATATATTTATGAAACTAGAAAGAATGAGGTGTaataagaggaaaaataattcTGCCTGGAAGTTATTATGAAACTAGAAAGAACTTTCAAGTATTggttttataaaagaaaatggcTAAATGGATGATTTACCGTGGGGAAGGTGGAGCATTTCggaattaaaattctaaaacatttttgttCAA
This region of Glycine soja cultivar W05 chromosome 17, ASM419377v2, whole genome shotgun sequence genomic DNA includes:
- the LOC114391957 gene encoding protein ELF4-LIKE 3-like, whose product is MEGDTFSGLGNGTQIDSKILQTFKKSFVQVQNILDQNRVLINEINQNHESKVPDNLSRNVGLIRELNNNIRRVVDLYADLSSSFTKSMEVSSEGDSSGAVKSDGKAGHKRHRPL